In Sphaeramia orbicularis chromosome 5, fSphaOr1.1, whole genome shotgun sequence, a genomic segment contains:
- the LOC115419161 gene encoding zinc finger and BTB domain-containing protein 49-like has protein sequence MATATLQSFNVFLTERLTAAAVDIYGFVEKTVLDYQDEVYRTRLENQRLQRLLDLVYKPEIRLHRTAFIRSEPKQPATPPSTEDAAPKPEEWTPSENQEEPGPSEVKEEEQQEQKEELWINGMSSRLSAEDSDDGDDLTKELIKTVQQLEDCRAAEESREAKETPEEEEPKEPEEEEEEEEERTGTTLYRCHICNYIFTKKTVLTWHLKTHESKSGDNKTNFDCHICGKHIPCQSNLQNHMRVHTGERPYRCHFCGKCFKLKGHMTEHIRTHTGEKPFSCHICDKSFNRGSTLRKHVLAKHKEERPYKCGDCEELFTERLLMKRHMRKVHGVKLSTSQSPA, from the exons ATGGCCACAGCTACACTACAGTCCTTTAACGTCTTCCTCACGGAGAGACTGACCGCGGCCGCCGTGGACATCTACGGCTTCGTGGAGAAGACGGTGCTGGACTACCAGGACGAGGTGTACCGGACCCGGCTGGAGAACCAGAGGCTGCAGCGGCTCCTGGACCTGGTCTACAAACCCGAGATACGGCTGCACCGGACAG CTTTTATTCGATCAGAGCCCAAACAGCCAGCGACTCCTCCGTCCACAGAAGACGCTGCTCCGAAACCAGAGGAGTGGACCCCGAGCGAGAACCAGGAGGAACCCGGACCATctgaggtgaaggaggaggagcagcaggagcagaaggaggagctgtggaTCAATGGGATGAGCAGCCGACTTTCAGCAGAGGACAGCGACGACGGCGACGACTTAACGAAAGAACTGATCAAAACGGTGCAGCAGCTGGAGGACTGTAGAGCAGCAGAGGAGAGCAGAGAGGCCAAGGAGACCCCCGAAGAAGAGGAGCCCAAGGaaccggaggaggaggaggaggaggaggaggagaggacggGCACCACGCTTTACCGCTGCCACATCTGCAACTACATATTCACCAAGAAAACTGTACTGACGTGGCACCTGAAGACGCACGAAAGCAAGTCCGGCGACAACAAAACCAACTTCGACTGTCACATATGCGGCAAACACATCCCCTGTCAGAGCAATCTGCAGAACCACATGAGGGTCCACACAGGAGAGAGACCCTACAGGTGCCATTTCTGCGGCAAGTGTTTCAAACTGAAAGGACACATGACGGAACACATCAGGACTCATACAGGGGAGAAGCCCTTCAGCTGCCACATCTGCGACAAGTCCTTCAACCGAGGCTCCACTCTGAGGAAACACGTTCTGGCCAAACATAAAGAGGAGCGACCGTACAAATGTGGGGACTGTGAGGAGCTGTTCACAGAAAGACTCCTGATGAAGAGACACATGCGCAAAGTCCACGGAGTCAAACTGTCCACCAGTCAAAGTCCTGCCTaa